A single region of the Pseudalkalibacillus berkeleyi genome encodes:
- a CDS encoding FAD-dependent oxidoreductase has protein sequence MTKKLLLIGGGHAHLSLLKKFKQDQFADCEVTLLNPTRTYYYSGMFSGYVEGIYQLDELEIDLQTLCEKAGIQFVEGTALSVDAKQKMVLTEKGDILNFDVLSFDIGTKRKGVSELPDSDQIFHLNRKEQIKELGDEASKRGDVVIVGGGAAGIELSFSIQSWKKKNNDDGTVRLISSSALYGESSDDRCKKTLKAKIIQAGIRLHENERVERIKESKVHMNGESVSYDSLLWMTGSEAPKLYKSSKLPIDKEGYLLVEDTLQVKQYPFIFGSGNGVTIQNHPDLPRNGVMAVRQGGVLWDNLKGFLQSGEGYHFQPQKRYLTILSTGERRAYLRYGSFCTSGKLAWKLKNKIDKKFMATFK, from the coding sequence ATGACAAAGAAATTATTGCTTATCGGAGGTGGCCATGCCCACCTTTCTTTATTGAAGAAATTTAAACAAGACCAATTTGCAGACTGTGAAGTCACTTTACTTAACCCTACTCGAACTTATTATTACTCTGGTATGTTTTCAGGATATGTGGAAGGCATATATCAATTGGATGAATTAGAAATTGATTTACAAACACTCTGTGAGAAAGCCGGTATTCAATTTGTTGAAGGGACGGCTCTGAGTGTCGATGCGAAACAGAAAATGGTTCTAACTGAAAAAGGAGATATATTAAACTTTGACGTCCTATCGTTTGATATTGGTACAAAAAGAAAAGGCGTATCGGAATTACCAGATTCCGATCAAATATTTCACTTGAACAGAAAAGAACAGATTAAAGAACTCGGTGATGAAGCAAGTAAACGAGGAGACGTTGTCATTGTTGGAGGAGGAGCAGCAGGTATTGAGCTGAGTTTCTCAATCCAATCATGGAAAAAGAAAAATAATGATGATGGAACGGTGAGGTTGATTAGTTCCTCAGCTTTGTACGGGGAATCGAGTGATGATCGTTGCAAAAAAACATTAAAAGCAAAGATCATACAAGCTGGAATTCGTCTACACGAAAATGAACGTGTTGAACGGATAAAAGAAAGCAAGGTTCATATGAATGGAGAATCGGTTTCGTACGATTCACTGTTATGGATGACGGGTTCAGAAGCACCTAAGTTATATAAGAGTTCAAAGCTTCCAATTGATAAAGAAGGTTATTTACTCGTGGAGGATACGTTACAAGTGAAACAATACCCTTTCATATTCGGATCGGGTAATGGTGTAACGATCCAAAACCATCCGGATCTACCGCGAAATGGTGTGATGGCTGTACGTCAAGGTGGTGTGCTTTGGGACAACCTGAAAGGATTCCTCCAATCGGGCGAAGGGTACCATTTCCAACCACAAAAACGTTACCTGACAATCTTATCAACTGGCGAAAGACGTGCTTATTTACGATATGGATCCTTTTGTACTTCCGGTAAGTTAGCGTGGAAACTGAAAAACAAGATTGACAAGAAATTTATGGCTACGTTTAAATGA
- a CDS encoding haloacid dehalogenase type II → MSDQNIKAIVFDVYGTLFDVHSVIKECERQFPERGQKISEIWRKKQLEYSFLRGLMGNYRPFWEITKDALTYACMVEDVELTETKEEKLLDAYLKLEPYKEVEGILSQLEGYQLAVFSNGSEEMLHPLIEHHHFQGYFNQLISVNGIKQFKPHPSSYLHALEQLGVEREEVLFLSSNTWDIAGAKTFGFQVAWVNRSGGIMDELGVTPDHVVSDLTELFD, encoded by the coding sequence ATGTCCGATCAAAATATTAAAGCAATCGTGTTTGACGTTTACGGGACACTCTTTGATGTACATTCCGTAATAAAAGAGTGCGAAAGACAGTTTCCTGAACGAGGGCAGAAAATTAGTGAAATCTGGAGAAAGAAGCAGTTAGAGTATTCTTTCTTAAGAGGGCTTATGGGAAACTATCGGCCGTTTTGGGAAATTACTAAGGATGCTTTGACCTATGCATGTATGGTAGAAGATGTTGAATTGACTGAAACAAAAGAAGAGAAACTGCTGGATGCTTATTTGAAGTTAGAACCGTATAAGGAAGTGGAAGGTATTCTTTCGCAGTTAGAAGGGTATCAATTAGCCGTTTTCTCAAATGGATCAGAGGAGATGCTGCATCCGTTGATCGAGCATCACCATTTTCAAGGTTATTTCAATCAGTTGATTTCAGTGAATGGCATTAAACAATTCAAACCTCATCCTTCATCCTACTTGCACGCACTAGAGCAACTTGGCGTAGAGCGTGAAGAAGTGTTATTCTTATCTTCAAACACATGGGACATCGCTGGTGCAAAGACGTTCGGTTTCCAGGTTGCATGGGTGAACCGTTCCGGTGGTATAATGGACGAACTTGGCGTCACCCCTGATCATGTCGTAAGCGATTTGACAGAGCTATTTGACTAG
- a CDS encoding TVP38/TMEM64 family protein — protein MDKRKWVKKIGIIIVIIVAFIWLNQTFFKIPPEEIRNWVMSFGWVAPGVYLVVFALRPFILFPSSLLALVGGLAFGFWYGFLLTIIGTTLGALLSYLAVRNLGFSLGKISSSEKYAELRKEIEDKGFIILLILRLIPFLHFELVTYLSAVSNIRMRDYLFATVLGVIPGAFIYCGLGSSSYSGGNELLILSIVSLIVLTSLPILFRKKLFAMFSIRTDEQ, from the coding sequence ATGGACAAAAGAAAATGGGTTAAGAAGATTGGAATCATCATCGTAATCATAGTTGCTTTCATTTGGTTGAACCAGACTTTCTTTAAAATCCCGCCAGAAGAGATTCGGAATTGGGTGATGAGTTTCGGGTGGGTTGCACCAGGGGTATACTTAGTGGTTTTCGCTTTAAGACCGTTTATTCTATTTCCATCTTCCTTATTAGCATTGGTTGGTGGACTCGCATTCGGATTTTGGTACGGATTCTTGTTGACGATAATTGGAACAACTCTTGGGGCGTTATTATCATACTTGGCTGTTCGAAATCTTGGTTTTTCATTAGGAAAAATTTCATCGTCTGAGAAGTATGCCGAACTTCGCAAAGAAATTGAGGATAAAGGATTTATCATTTTGCTCATTTTACGGTTGATCCCGTTTTTACATTTCGAACTAGTGACGTACTTAAGTGCTGTATCTAATATTCGAATGCGTGATTATCTTTTTGCAACGGTACTAGGTGTTATACCGGGTGCATTCATTTATTGTGGTCTAGGAAGCAGTTCGTACTCAGGCGGTAATGAACTTCTCATTTTGTCAATCGTCAGTCTAATCGTTCTTACCTCGTTACCGATTCTATTTAGGAAAAAGCTCTTTGCAATGTTTTCAATTCGAACGGATGAACAATAA
- a CDS encoding RNA polymerase sigma factor, whose amino-acid sequence MAVQLNVQGVDFNDLYEAFAEKVFKVAIKITKDAYLAEDIVQETFIKALSKIDSILDIEKMGAWLSTIASRTAIDLIRKEKRIGMILVDDLLFSDNSKGQNNVETEVEKIWLKEEIVQEILQLKPALKTVFLLKYKDGMKEESIAQHLKLPIGTVKSRLYRARQQIRNEVKLELST is encoded by the coding sequence GTGGCTGTACAACTGAATGTGCAAGGAGTAGATTTCAATGACCTATATGAGGCGTTCGCTGAGAAGGTGTTCAAGGTCGCGATTAAGATTACGAAGGATGCTTACTTGGCAGAAGATATCGTGCAAGAAACATTCATTAAAGCGTTAAGTAAGATTGACTCCATTCTAGATATAGAAAAAATGGGTGCCTGGTTATCAACCATCGCATCAAGAACGGCTATTGACCTCATCAGAAAAGAGAAGCGAATCGGAATGATTTTAGTTGATGATCTTCTTTTCTCAGATAACTCAAAAGGACAGAACAATGTCGAGACCGAAGTTGAGAAGATTTGGTTGAAAGAGGAGATTGTACAAGAAATTCTTCAACTCAAACCAGCGCTTAAAACAGTATTTTTATTGAAGTATAAGGATGGAATGAAAGAAGAGAGCATAGCCCAACATTTGAAATTACCAATTGGTACAGTCAAATCAAGATTGTACAGAGCAAGACAACAAATACGGAATGAAGTAAAACTTGAATTGAGCACATAA